From the Streptomyces sp. Tu 2975 genome, one window contains:
- a CDS encoding MarR family transcriptional regulator produces the protein MAAYQREFGDLDPQVEKVVSALGRLNRRMNVAYGRQVADLGISNTEWEVLKTLVLSGSPYRMGPGELAKRLGLTPAAMTHRIDRMAGEGLVTRARDENNRVRVIVELTDEGRAKWLEAMRMATNFEEDLLQDLSGDERAVLGELLIRVLRRVEHDQPDAGGRLTDLD, from the coding sequence ATCGCCGCCTACCAGCGCGAATTCGGCGACCTCGACCCCCAGGTCGAGAAGGTGGTCTCCGCCCTCGGCCGGCTCAACCGCCGGATGAACGTCGCGTACGGACGTCAGGTCGCCGACCTCGGCATCAGCAACACCGAGTGGGAAGTCCTGAAGACGCTGGTGCTCTCGGGTTCCCCCTACCGGATGGGGCCCGGGGAGCTCGCCAAGCGTCTCGGGCTCACCCCCGCCGCGATGACGCACCGCATCGACCGCATGGCCGGCGAAGGCCTGGTCACCCGCGCCCGCGACGAGAACAACCGGGTGCGCGTGATCGTCGAACTGACGGACGAGGGCCGCGCCAAGTGGCTGGAGGCGATGCGCATGGCGACGAACTTCGAGGAGGACCTGCTCCAGGACCTCTCGGGTGACGAGCGGGCGGTCCTCGGCGAGCTGCTCATCCGCGTGCTGCGCAGGGTGGAACACGACCAGCCGGACGCCGGCGGGCGACTCACCGACCTGGACTAG